Within Pseudomonas paeninsulae, the genomic segment CAGAAATCCCCGGTGTACAAACTGGCGGTTGACTGGAAGCTGGCGCTGCCGCTGCACCCGGAATACCGCACCCTGCCGATGGTCTGGTACGTGCCGCCGCTGTCGCCGATCCAGAACGCCGCGACCGCTGGCACCGTAGGCATGAACGGGGTGATCCCGGATGTCGACAGCCTGCGCATTCCGCTGCGTTACCTGGCCAACCTGCTCACCGCCGGCGACGTCATCCCGGTCAAGTTGGCGCTCAAGCGGCTGCTGGCCATGCGGGCCTACAAGCGTTCCGAGCAAGTGGACGGCGTGCAGGACCTGCAGGTGCTGGCCGATGTCGGCCTGAGCGTGGCGCAAGTCGAAGACATGTACCGCTACTTGGCCATCGCCAACTACGAAGACCGCTTCGTCATCCCCAGTGCGCACCGTGAGGAGGCGACCAGCGATGCCTTCGCCGAGCGTTCCGGCTGTGGCTTCAGCTTCGGCAGCGGTTGTGGCGGCTCCTCCGACACCAACATGTTCGGGGCGAAGAAGGCCAACAAGCGCGACATCCTCAAAACCGTACAGATGTGGGAGGAGTGAGCATGCAAATTCTCAAGGTGATTTCACTGCTGCTGGATTATCCGACCGAGCAGTTGCTGGAGGGCCGGGCCGAGTTGGCCCTGGCCGTCGACGCCTCGCGGGAAATCAGCCCGGCGCAACGCGGCGCGCTGCACGAGCTGCTGGCACTGATCTGCGACAACGACCTGATGGATGGCCAGGAGCACTATGGTGCGCTGTTCGGTCGTGGTCGCTCGCTGTCGCTGCTGTTGTTCGAGCACGTACACGGCGAGTCGCGTGATCGTGGTCAGGCGATGGTCGACATGATGGCGCAGTACGAGGAAGCCGGTTTCGCCATCGGCATCAAGGAACTGCCCGACTACATCCCGCTGTACCTGGAGTTTCTCTCCACCCGCGAAGACCTGGAGGCCCGCGAGGGCCTGGCCGATGTCAGTCATCTGCTGACGTTGTTGGCTACTCGTCTGGACGAGCGCGAAAGTGCCTATGCCGGCTGCTTCCGCGCACTGCTGCAGATCGCCGGGGTCGAACCGCAGGAAGCCATGGCCGAGATGCGCGAACAGGTCGCTGCCGAGGTACGCGACGACTCGCTCGAAGCCCTCGACAAGATCTGGGAGGAGGAGGCCGTGGACTTCCTCCAAGCCGAGCAGCAAGACCGTTGCCCGAGCCAGACCAGCTTGCCGGGCAAGGCCCGTGAAGAGTCGGCGGTGCCGTTGCACTGGGTTGATTTCAATCAGGATGGGTTGGCCACCGAGCTGACCCAGGAGGTGCGCAATGTCTAACTTCAATCTGATGGCGTTCGGGGTTTATCCCTACATCGCCCTGGCTATCTGCATCATCGGCAGCTGGGCGCGTTTCGACCTGTCGCAGTACAGCTGGAAGGCCGGATCGAGCCAGATATTCGCCCGCTCGGCGGCCGAGCAACGCTACATGCGCATCGCCAGCAACCTGTTCCACGTCGGCGTGCTGTTCGTCCTGGCCGGTCACTTCGTCGGCCTGTTGATGCCCGCAGCGCTCTACCACGTGTTTATCAGTACCGAGAACAAGCAATTGCTGGCCATGGTCTCCGGCGGCTTCTTCGGCGTGCTGTGCCTGATCGGCCTGCTGATGCTGCTTAAACGGCGTATGTCCGACGCGCGGGTGCGAGCCAGTTCCACCACCTCGGACATCGTCCTCCTGTTCGTGCTGCTGACGCAGTTGCTGCTTGGCCTGTTGAGCATCTTCGTCTCGGCCGGCCACATGGACGGCTCGGTGATGGTGCTGCTGGCCGACTGGGCACAATACACCGTCACCCTGCAGCCAGTGGCCGCGGCCGCCAGCATCGAATCGGTGAGCGTGGTGTACAAGCTGCACGTGTTCCTCGGGATGACCCTGTTCGTGCTGTTCCCCTTCACCCGCCTGGTGCACATCATCAGCGCACCGGTGTGGTACCTGGGACGGCGCTACCAGATCGTCCGGCAGAAGGCTGTGCGTCCGGTTGCGCAACGGCCGCAGGTGCGTCCGCTCGCACAACCTGCTCATGAGAGACCTGTGCAAGCGCCGCAGCCTGGCTATGCCTTTAGCGCCGCCAAGGCCAAGGATATCTAACAGGCCAGTGGTGTCGGGTGGGCCGGGCGGCGATCCGCAGCGGCCCACCACAGCTGGTACGTGAATGAATGATGTAAGCGCTAACGAGGAATTTCTCATGGGATGTGGATGCGGTGGTAGCAATGCAGGGCAGGGCGGGTGCGGCGGACAAAAGCCGCCAGTCGATCTGCTGGTTGATGCCCCTGGAGTACAAGAGGTAACTCCCCAATCGCGGCCTACGGCCGATGAGCCGGAGGCCCTTGCCGAGGAAGTCGAGTCAGCCCCCACGCTGATCGCCAGCAGCGAGCAGGAATGGCCGCGGGTCACGGTCAACGGCGTGACTATCGCGTCCGACGCCATGGCTCAGGAGCTGCAATATCACCCGGCAGAGAGCCGCGAGGAAGCGGTGTTTCTTGCCGCCCAGGCGCTGGTGATTCGTGAACTGCTGCAGCAGCGCATCGTCGAACTGGGCTTGTCGGTGCAGGCCGAACCTGGCGAAAGCGCGGAGGAGGCCGCTACCCGCCAGCTGATCGAGCAGGAAGTGGCGCTACCGGAGTGCGACGAGCAAAGCTGTCAGCATTATTACCAGAGCAATCGGGCGCGCTACGTCACCGCTCCCTTGCTGGCCGCGCGGCACATCCTGCTCGAGTGTGCCCCGGACGATGCCGAGGCGCGCAGCCTGGTTCGTGAGAAAGCTGATCAGTTGCTTGAGCTGTTGCGCCAGGATGGCGGTCGCTTCGCCGAACTGGCCCTGGTCCACTCGGCGTGTCCTTCAAAGGCCCAGGCTGGTGCGTTGGGGCAACTGAGCAAAGGCCAGACCGTGCCCGAGTTCGAGCGGCAACTGTTCAAGCTGCCTGCCGGGCTGGCCGGCCAACCGCTGGAAAGCCGCTACGGCTGGCATGTAGTCAGCGTCGATCAGCGCATCGAAGGCAAGCAATTGCCTTACGACGTGGTCGCCGACTCGATCCGTACACTGCTGCAACAAGGCGTATGGCAGAAGGGCGTGGCTCAGTACCTGCAAACCCTGATTGGCGCGGCGACTATCGTCGGCATCCTGTTGCAAGGCGCCGATTCACCGCTGTTGCAGTAGCCCCGATGGCAACGGTGCGCAGTGCCTGCTGCGCGCCGCGAGGCTCGATTTTTCCCAGGCATGGAGTACCCCATGAACACTGTCTTGCAGGATGGCTTTGGCCGCACTATCGATTACCTGCGCATGTCGGTCACCGACAGGTGTGACTTTCGCTGTGTCTATTGCATGGCCGAAGACATGACCTTCCTGCCGCGTCAGCAGGTACTTGGGATCGAGGAGCTGTATCGCCTGGCGGCGCTGTTCGTCGGCCTGGGGGTGAAGAAGATCCGCCTGACCGGCGGCGAACCGCTGGTGCGCAACGGCATCGTCGAGCTGTGCCAGCGCATCGCCGCCTTGCCCGGCTTGCGCGAGCTGGTGATGACCAGCAATGGCTCGCAACTGGTCAAACTGGCCAGGCCGCTGGCCGACGCCGGGGTCAAGCGCCTGAACATCAGCCTCGACAGCCTGGATGCCGGAAAATTTCGCGGCATCACCCGGACCGGCAGCCTGCGCCAGGTGCTGGACGGCATCGAAGCGGCGCGCGATGCCGGTTTCGAGCGGATCAAGCTCAACGCGGTGGTCATGAAAGGGCGCAACTTCGACGAAGTGCTCGACCTGGTCGACTACGCCATCGCCAAGCAGCTCGATATCAGCTTCATCGAGGAAATGCCCCTGGGCGACGTCGGCCGTTCACGTGGCGAGTCGTACTGTTCCAGCGAAGAAGTGCGCAACCTGATCAGCAGCCGGCATGCGGTACTCGATAGCGCCGAACACAGCGGCGGGCCAGCGCGCTATATCCGCCTGAAGGAGCATGCGGCTACCCGAATCGGCTTCATTTCACCGAATTCGCACAACTTCTGCAGCACCTGCAACCGCGTGCGCCTGACCGTCGAAGGCCGCCTGCTGTTGTGCCTGGGCCATGAAAACTCCATCGACCTGCGCGCCCTGGTGCGCCGCTACCCGCTGGACGACCAACCAATCATCGACGCGGTGCAGCAGGCCCTGCAACGCAAACCACTGCGCCACGAATTCAGCGCCGATGGCGAAGTGAAGATCCTGCGTTTCATGAACGCCAGCGGCGGCTGAAGCCTTGTCTCCGATGCCCTATCGATAAACTCCTTTTACCTCTCAGTTGGTCGCCCTGAGCGGCCATTTCTGGGCTATGTAGCCGTTATGGGTTGAAGCGCCATTTCCTCGGTTGAATTAGGCGCATGACTGCAGGCTATTTGTGGGTGCGTAGTCGGTTGCGCCCTAACCCACTAGATGAGGGAAGTCGACAACCGCTTGGTGGGGTACGCGGCACGCAATTTCCGCAGTTGATGTTCCGCCTCTGCTCAGCGCCACTAACCCACCCGGCAAAAGCGCGTTGCAACAGTTAACGGGTACCTAGCCATTGTTTAGCCGATTTCTGGCCTAAGGCTCGCTCTGTAGAAGCGCTTGTTACGGCTGAAGTGGCACGTCGACCGGCCGCAAAATGGCGGACTGCTCACTTGCGCGGCTGAGTCCGCCCTGCCTGCCACAACCACTAATCAGCGTGCGCTGGCGTACAGAGCTGGCCAGGCCAGGTGGGTATAGTCGCGAGGTCTGTTTAGTCTGGGTGATCGTGATGTCATTTGGGATATATATCGTCGGCTACATCATATTCATCGTCGGCCTGGCGTTTGGCGCTCATTGGCTCGACGTGCCTGCGCAGTGGATTAGCGTTGGTGTGCTCTGCCTGGCTTGGCTCGCCATCGTTCAGGGCGCGACCGTCACTGGGCAAAAAGACGCCTGACCCTTAGCGGAGCCTGGCGATTCTCGAATCGAGCGCCAAGCTCCCGTTCAAGACGTTCTCCTGCGCCGGATAACCGCCGAGTCAGGCGGCCCAGCTCGAGCCGACACTCATCCAATCGACTCGGCGCTGCATTGACCCCCTCTACAGCAGCTCGAATCGTTGCGTCTGCACGGTTTTCGAATCCAGGCCGATCTGCACTTCGAATTCACCCGCCTCGGTTACGTGGTGCAACTGTGCGTTGAAAAATTTCAGGTCATCTTCATCGATGCTGAAACGCACCTGGGTGTGCTCGCCGGCCTTGA encodes:
- the narJ gene encoding nitrate reductase molybdenum cofactor assembly chaperone yields the protein MQILKVISLLLDYPTEQLLEGRAELALAVDASREISPAQRGALHELLALICDNDLMDGQEHYGALFGRGRSLSLLLFEHVHGESRDRGQAMVDMMAQYEEAGFAIGIKELPDYIPLYLEFLSTREDLEAREGLADVSHLLTLLATRLDERESAYAGCFRALLQIAGVEPQEAMAEMREQVAAEVRDDSLEALDKIWEEEAVDFLQAEQQDRCPSQTSLPGKAREESAVPLHWVDFNQDGLATELTQEVRNV
- the narI gene encoding respiratory nitrate reductase subunit gamma; the protein is MSNFNLMAFGVYPYIALAICIIGSWARFDLSQYSWKAGSSQIFARSAAEQRYMRIASNLFHVGVLFVLAGHFVGLLMPAALYHVFISTENKQLLAMVSGGFFGVLCLIGLLMLLKRRMSDARVRASSTTSDIVLLFVLLTQLLLGLLSIFVSAGHMDGSVMVLLADWAQYTVTLQPVAAAASIESVSVVYKLHVFLGMTLFVLFPFTRLVHIISAPVWYLGRRYQIVRQKAVRPVAQRPQVRPLAQPAHERPVQAPQPGYAFSAAKAKDI
- a CDS encoding peptidylprolyl isomerase yields the protein MGCGCGGSNAGQGGCGGQKPPVDLLVDAPGVQEVTPQSRPTADEPEALAEEVESAPTLIASSEQEWPRVTVNGVTIASDAMAQELQYHPAESREEAVFLAAQALVIRELLQQRIVELGLSVQAEPGESAEEAATRQLIEQEVALPECDEQSCQHYYQSNRARYVTAPLLAARHILLECAPDDAEARSLVREKADQLLELLRQDGGRFAELALVHSACPSKAQAGALGQLSKGQTVPEFERQLFKLPAGLAGQPLESRYGWHVVSVDQRIEGKQLPYDVVADSIRTLLQQGVWQKGVAQYLQTLIGAATIVGILLQGADSPLLQ
- the moaA gene encoding GTP 3',8-cyclase MoaA codes for the protein MNTVLQDGFGRTIDYLRMSVTDRCDFRCVYCMAEDMTFLPRQQVLGIEELYRLAALFVGLGVKKIRLTGGEPLVRNGIVELCQRIAALPGLRELVMTSNGSQLVKLARPLADAGVKRLNISLDSLDAGKFRGITRTGSLRQVLDGIEAARDAGFERIKLNAVVMKGRNFDEVLDLVDYAIAKQLDISFIEEMPLGDVGRSRGESYCSSEEVRNLISSRHAVLDSAEHSGGPARYIRLKEHAATRIGFISPNSHNFCSTCNRVRLTVEGRLLLCLGHENSIDLRALVRRYPLDDQPIIDAVQQALQRKPLRHEFSADGEVKILRFMNASGG